The genomic region TTCGCCGGCCgccagcagctctgctccccacccctcccctccgccGGCCCCGATCCGGCGGCCCCCACCGCGCCCCGggagccgccgccgctgccgccccCCAAGCCCGTGCAGTTCGGCACCCCCGAGGCCGCGTGTCAGGCGCTGTACAGCCCCACCCGGCCGGTCAGCAAGGAGCACGAGAAGAAATCCTTGGAGCGCAGCTTCAACCTGGGCTCGCCGGTCTCCGCAGAGTCCTTCCCGGCCCCGGCGGTGCCCAGCACCATGGACCCGCTGCTCTTCGCCCCGGCCGAGCTCAAACTGTgggcctcctcctccagccccgcGCAGACCAGCGGCCCCCAGCGCAGCACCCAGAGCGGCCCCCACAGGGACTCCCACTGCAGCACCCAGGGGCCCCAGAGCGGCACCCACTGCGGCGCCCAGGGCGTGCCCAGCAGCACCCACAGTGACACCCACTGCAGCACCCAGAGCGCCACCCTCTGCAGCGGCCAGGCGAGCGCCGGCACCCGCAGCCTGTccgccctgctgcccccctcctccgcccgcccccagcccaaGCGGCCCCCCGCCGGCTCGGAGCCCGGCAAGCACAAGCCCCCGGCCGCTAAGAAAGCCAAAGCCATCCGCAAGCTGAACTTCGAGGACGAGGTGACCACGTCGCCGGTGCTGGGGCTGAAGATCAAGGAGGGGCCGGTGGAGCCGCCCCGGGCGCGGGGGGCGGGCGGGCCGGGCCCGCGGCCGCTGGGCGAGTTCATCTGCCAGCTGTGCAAGGAGGAGTACGCCGACCCCTTCGCGCTGGCGCAGCACAAGTGCTCGCGCATCGTGCGCGTGGAGTACCGCTGCCCCGAGTGCGACAAGGTCTTCAGCTGCCCGGCCAACCTGGCCTCGCACCGCCGCTGGCACAAGCCGCGGCCGGCCCCCAgcgccccgccgccgccgcccgccaAGGCGCCCGAGGAGCAGCCGCCGCCCAAGGAGGCCGGAGGCAGCGGCAGCGAGCGGGACACGCCCAGCcccggcagcggcggcggcggctcggaGTCCGGCTCCGAGGAGGGGCTGTACGAATGCCCCACCTGCGCCCGCCGGTTCCGCCGCCAGGCCTACCTCCGCAAGCACCTGCTGGGCCAcgagccgggcccgggcccggaGCGGCCCGGCCCCGAGGaaagccccagccccggccccgccagcgAGTGCCACCTGTGCCCGGTGTGCGGGGAAACCTTCCCCAGCAAGGGCGGCCAGGAGCGGCACCTGCGCCTGCTGCACTCGGCGCAGGTCTTCCCCTGCAAGTACTGCCCGGCCACCTTCTACAGCTCGCCCGGCCTCACCCGCCACATCAACAAGTGCCACCCCTCGGAGAACCGGCAGGTCATCCTGCTGCAGCTGCCCGTGCGCCCCGCCTGCTAGGCCGTGCCttcgccccctcctgccccccgggcTGCAGCCGGGCCGCTGCCTCGGACCGGCTTCGCCCTGCAGAGccgagccccccacaccccactcctCCTCCAGCGCCTGGTTTATTTATAGATGAAAAcaaaggggttgggggaggggggagtaatCATAAAATCCACTTGTGCCAGTGTCTCCTTGGTGGTGATTCCTCCGTCCTCGCTCCTGTAgctcagtctctgaaaagcagccCCTCTTTGATCGCTAGCGGGATCAAGATCCCCTTAGGAAGTCTCTGGTTTTCCTCTGCCCCCATCTCTCTGTGTGCGTAGCCTAGGGGTTGGGTTGgttgttggttttattttttttaagtcaatctcGAAGAATAATGCCTTTATATTTCACAGGCTGTAAATTGAATTTACCACATGATTAGCTTTATTATGGCTTGTGAACTGCTGGAAGCTGGctttacaccccaccccccttttatGTGAACAAATAAAACtgcttcattttgttttctttagtaTAGCCACAAATGCCTTGACTCTACTGTTGATGGTCTCCAGAAAATGCTGTAGAAACTGCCTTAAATATTACCTGccaactttctttttttttggttgtttgtcCCTAGCGAGGTAGAATCACGAGCTGACTATATGTATATGTTGATTTGAGTAATTGTTatttattctttatttatttatattaattatGAAGATTGATATTATTTGATCGTGAATATTTTGATgcgcttcccccccccttcctgccaTTTCACTGTGCATTTTAGAAGAAGATCTTGTTCTAAAGGGATCTGCTAAAAGGTTTTAACTTTTCTACCTAGAATAACACACAATCTTGACCATTTTATCCTCCTACAAGGGCGCAGACAGCTCTTGTGCAAACCGACAGCTCTTACTTTTAGATGCAATCTCTTTTCTACACACATTATTTTCTTAACTGTTAGCTATTTATAGAATGCTTCAATAGAACTGTTTCAACTGTATAACTATTTACtattcaaataaaatattttcaaattcaaATACACATCCTCTCGCCTCTCATATTTCTCATTAATCAAAGCCTTCCTGCTTTTCTTTAACGAAGAATAATGTAGCCATTTAAGCTTAAAAGAAGGAAGAGCTACCAGAGCCCTATACGGTATATACATCATCACTCTGGTGGTCATTTTCACAGCCCTCCTTGGAAGGCTAAAGCCTAGGCAGTCTATTTACACCTGCTCCTTCAGCTTGAAACCCACCCCCCACTCAAACGTGATTGCTCCGCGCGCGGCTTGGGAGACCAGAGGAGTTTGTCCAACGTTTGGTAAAGTTACCAGAAAGCAAATGACTGTAAACCAACGTGTTACAGAGGGGAAGGGCTAAATCTGAGGGCAGACTGGCTAATCCCCTTTCCCTGGCTAACTGACCGTTCCTCACCGAGGCTGCCGCATGGCCTGGGCCAGAAGCAACCGATACGTGAGCTCCAGCCCCAAACCACAGACACAGCAGAGCGAATGTTGTTTTTAATCAAAGAAAAGCGGTTGTCACGATCAGCGCTAGCACATGGCGCGTTAGCGCGCTCAGCTGCTCCGTGGTGAAGGTGGAAGTGAGCGCTCCAGCCGTCTCACCTTTCATGTCACCAGGGCCGGGGTGGGGTCTAACCACCGGCATAGCCCCCACCGCAGACACCTCCACACTTCGGCTTGTGGCCCCAGCCGAGGAAGGTCACGCTAAAGCACGGCTTAGTCTCGCCTCTCGGGGGTGGGGCGAGGCACATGCACGGCCCACATTGACGCCACGGGGCTGAAGGGGCTGGAGCCGAACAGAAACCGCAGGAAATCACGCTGGCGACACTCTCAGGGTAAATCTCACTTGTATTATTTCCCCCTTGCCAGCAGCAGAGAGCCTGCCCTTAAccctggcaggcagctcagcCGGGCTGGGCCTTTTAGCTGAGTTTCTCCTGCAGCCCAGAGCGCATCACAGGCTCGCCCGCGGCTCGCCCGCCTGTGCATTAACCtagcgagcccccccccccccggagtcaAACACCCAGGAGCGAAGCACGGGTAAAATAGCATCACCCCGCAAAGGGCAAAGGCGCCCGCTTTGAGCCCTGAGCTGTGGAGACCCACCCTCCAGGGGAGCTGCATTCACCTCCTAGGTAGCACCACGTACTCCCAGGGCTGACTGAGACGGGGCGAGCGGGGCACAAAGCTTCCCAGCACCGCGTGGGAAGCCAGTGTCCAGGGGACGGTACTGGAGCGCATTGCAGGAGAGGTAAGTAAGATAGCACATGAGTAAGGAATTGGGACGCACCGGGACTGGCCCCCTTCCATTGAGTGCCGAGTTTTAATGTGTTACGCAACCAAACCCCAGCACAGCAGACCTAGCATGGAGGGCGGGTGCAGTTAAGCCTTAGATACCATTtctgcaaacagcagcagcaagtgaATAAGGACAAGCAGCACCCTAAAATGATGACCTGGTGGCATAAAACCAGGACCACAAGTGGGCCTAATTGCAAGGGGCGCAGCTGAGCCGAATCAGCGCTATGCAGCTGCTGGAGAGCGGGAGCGGGGAGAGGCCAAAACTCAGCCTGCTGCCTTTCCCCTCGTACTAGCGCAAAAGTTGCCCGCTGTGTAACACGATGGGACTGGGAAAGACCCGAAAGCCAGTGCTGGGAATTTTGGCCTAGGCTCTCAGCCATCGCCTGTTGCAGTCAGGTTCCTCATGATCATGAACATTAACACCGAGGCTGAGTTTAATCGATCGAGTCCAGTCCTAGATGGGGCTATGCGGAACAAAGCACGACCATCCTTCGGAGGCTGGATTCCCAAAGCTCCACATAGTATTTGCACATGGAGGCGGGGGGTGATTTGTAATCAGCTTGAAATACTTAACTCTGAACGTGTGAAAATCACCTACTCCCCTCTCCAGTATCTTCTGCTTGAAACTGGTTTCATGGTTACCAAACTatctggaggggggggggtcacttcTAGCAAAGATTTGACATGAAACCTTGGAGAATTCTTTACTGGTAAGGAAAACTCAAGCCTCGCTTGTAACATAGTGCCGATGCCTCACAACTGTAATATACCAATGGCTTCAgggaaagtaatttttttttattgtgcatTTAGGGCTAAggcctgttgaagccaatgggagcctttctattgacttcaatgggcactgcAGGGCACCCTAAATCCTTTGAGCAAATCTGAGATAAGCAGTAGCCAGGCACGTTTATCTGGATAGCGATGGAGAATTGATGTCTGGCTGCCTCCTGCTCCAAACAGGAATTTGAGCCTATGGCCAGTTTTGCTTGGGCTCATTTTGTTCTGAGATTAGctgttaaatatattttgcttctgAGCAGATCTAATTCCTTTAGTGGAATTACTGATGCTCAGCAGCATCCTCAGGTTGAGAGTCACTGAGGAAGTGGGTGGTTTATTGTACCTCATTGTACCGATTGCAAATGGCTATGGCACCAAAGCAATAGCAAGCTCATAGAAAAGAAGATTGAAGACATCCTAGGGGCAAGCAGCATTGGAAACTATGAAATCACATTGCCTATTAGTCCAGATACTTCCTGCATGGTCAAAGAGCCATGCCACATCCTTAGTCTATCCACAAGCTGTAGACCAGGGCTCTGCCATTATATGTGCCTAGCCACATGGCCATGGAAAGTTTCTGAGCAATAGCTGGTAATTAGGGGTTCCTTCAATTGAAACTTTCTATAGCCCGAGACCTTGTCTACCCATACAAGTTACCCAAAAAAATTGATTAAACCAGTGGCTATGCTTTGCTATGTCATTATAAGCCTGCTATAAACCTGAGAGAAGGGTGTCAACAACAGGGAGTTGTATCGCTTTAACTGAATTGatttagaaaatgtttttaattcagATTGGTGCaacttttgtctctctctgccagccaGAGAAGCCACAGAACCAATCTCACTCAGTTCCCATTGTGCAAGTCTAAATGTAAATGGCTTGTTAAATAGTTGTGCTGTTAGAGTTCAACTCAGGCAGAAAGGCTTCAGttttaatattttactttttGTCTGTTTAATCAATTTTGAGAAATGATTTAGGCTGTCATGGGCCTTGCTGTAGGTGGTGGGCCTCAGTGAAACCACCGGTTTTGAGGCACACTCTTGTCCCACTTCATTCAAGCACAATAGAGCCTTTTCTGCCTTGGGAATGACAATGGCCACAAGGTCTTCTCCTACAAGCACTGGAAGATTTGCTCCCAAACCTGCTCCTGTACATGGCTTTAGGTATACATCAGCCTGGGAGGTTCCCCCCGAAAACGGATCCCCAGGCATTAATAGTGTGGTTGCTAAAATGTCCCTTGGTGCAGGAGCCTGATGCAAAAATCTGTGCCTGCTAAGGGTCAGCCTGTTGTAAAGCTGCCAAAACAAGTGCATCAGGCTTAGAGGATTTGGGTTCGTTGGATGGAAAGCACCTCTTACGGAGCCAGCAATTTCAAGAGGTTGTGTGGTAGGAAAAAGATGCTCTTACAAGGATCTTGTTGTTAGATGCAGCCAGACTCTGTGAGTTCAGATTCCCTGGAGCTTAGGGGTTCACAGAAAGGCCTCTTTGGATCCTGGCCCATCAGACTGGTCATCCACATCCTtcactcccttctcccccctgcAATCCTCAGGAAGTCTTCGACAAAGAAAGTGAAAGCTCCTATTGGATATCCCTTGGCCTCCTCCAGCTGAGTACTCTGAATCAGTTGTTCTGGCTGATATGAGCCAGACTCTCTCTTTCTCAGAGGAGGAGAACTAGTGAGACAGACATTTCTATCCCATCCTCAGAAAAGGCTGTCTTAACCACTTCCACATTTCCTCCGAGGGACACCAGGACCTTCCAGGACATAGTGGGCAGATTGGCAATAGTGTGGGAGAGTCAGTCAGGGGATTTTCTCAGGAAGTCTTGTACGTTGTTTGTGGAGCTCCCAGAGAGAGAAATAAACCCCATTTATCAACAAGAGCCTGCTGGAACTGGccaaagagaacataagaatataagaatggctctgctgggtcagaccaaaggtccatctagcccagtatcctgtcttccgacagtggtcaatgccaggtgccccagaggtactgaacaggtaatcatcaagtgatctatcccgtcgctcattcccagcttctgtcagacagaggctagggacaccattcttgcccatgctggctaatagccattgatggacctatcctccatgcatttatctagttcttttttgaaccctgttatggtcttggccttcacaacatcctccagcaaggagttccacagattgattgtgtgctatgtgaagaaatacttccttttatttgttttaaacctgctgcctattaatttcatttggtgacccctagttcttgtgttatgagaagtagtaaacaacacttccttatctactttctctacaccagtcatgattttatagacctctatcatatccccccttagttgtctcttttccatgctgaaaactcccagtctttttaatctctcctcatacggaagccattccataccccttataatttttgttgcccttttctgaaccttttccaattccaatatatctttttttaaatggggtgaccacatctgcacacagtattcaagatgggggcataccattgatttatatagaggaTTTATATAGAGGATTACAGCCATGTTGCCTCAGTTTCTAGGAAACCAGATTTACTACACCAAGTCCCAAACATCAGCTTGCTTGTGGTCTTGGTTGCAAGTGAGAAAGTGAAAACTGGGGAAGTGGCATCTATCTATGGGGACAAGGAATCCAAAGTTGGATA from Mauremys mutica isolate MM-2020 ecotype Southern chromosome 3, ASM2049712v1, whole genome shotgun sequence harbors:
- the INSM1 gene encoding insulinoma-associated protein 1, encoding MPRGFLVKRNRRATPISYRVRCGQEGEPELLLFAGRQQLCSPPLPSAGPDPAAPTAPREPPPLPPPKPVQFGTPEAACQALYSPTRPVSKEHEKKSLERSFNLGSPVSAESFPAPAVPSTMDPLLFAPAELKLWASSSSPAQTSGPQRSTQSGPHRDSHCSTQGPQSGTHCGAQGVPSSTHSDTHCSTQSATLCSGQASAGTRSLSALLPPSSARPQPKRPPAGSEPGKHKPPAAKKAKAIRKLNFEDEVTTSPVLGLKIKEGPVEPPRARGAGGPGPRPLGEFICQLCKEEYADPFALAQHKCSRIVRVEYRCPECDKVFSCPANLASHRRWHKPRPAPSAPPPPPAKAPEEQPPPKEAGGSGSERDTPSPGSGGGGSESGSEEGLYECPTCARRFRRQAYLRKHLLGHEPGPGPERPGPEESPSPGPASECHLCPVCGETFPSKGGQERHLRLLHSAQVFPCKYCPATFYSSPGLTRHINKCHPSENRQVILLQLPVRPAC